One Actinosynnema pretiosum DNA segment encodes these proteins:
- a CDS encoding sodium/solute symporter yields MVQNLWSLSLVAVVAVVTFLLGYVGSRRANTTPDFLVARRAVPATRNAAAISGEYLSAASFLGVAGLILKDGVDALWYPIGFTAGYLAMMLFVAAPLRRSGAYTLPDFAEARLGSRKLRHFCTFFVVCIGVLYLVPQLQSAGLTLNTITGLPAWLGGVLVTLIVVANVLGGGMRAITLVQAFQYWGKLFAISAPTFVLFAVFLAGPGNSAQSVDAEGVLLFHEPVTVTTVDPVRLEVTSLTKLHVVGEVDGARADGPAYWGPDAGGAPKVYSVAKGTELRFTAGSPVPVVEGAPSANDVWLRPQTDGLGGLFETYSLIFATFLGTMGLPHVLVRFYTNPDGKAARRTALHVLYLLGLFYVFPTVLGVISRLYLPQLLVTGKTDAAVLLLPHTVLPGVLGQILGAVVAAGAFAAFLSTSSGLVVSVAGVVSTDILRGKVRDFRWATVLTGAVAIGLALLLPRSDASLTVAMSFALAASTFCPLLLLGIWWRGLTWVGAVAGLVVGGGLVILSQVVTAVSKATGDWAPALLAQPALVTVPIAFLTMVWISKLTEPSKPADVNQVLLRLHAPDRLGFMRDRGARFASGGARRAGEGQHRGAAGAEG; encoded by the coding sequence ATGGTGCAGAACCTGTGGAGCCTGAGCCTGGTCGCCGTGGTCGCGGTGGTCACGTTCCTGCTGGGCTACGTGGGTTCCCGCCGGGCCAACACCACCCCGGACTTCCTGGTCGCCCGGCGCGCGGTGCCCGCCACCCGCAACGCGGCGGCGATCTCCGGCGAGTACCTGTCGGCGGCCTCGTTCCTCGGCGTCGCCGGGCTGATCCTCAAGGACGGCGTCGACGCGCTCTGGTACCCGATCGGCTTCACCGCGGGCTACCTGGCGATGATGCTGTTCGTCGCCGCGCCGCTGCGCCGCTCGGGCGCGTACACCCTGCCCGACTTCGCCGAGGCGCGGCTCGGGTCGCGCAAGCTCCGGCACTTCTGCACGTTCTTCGTGGTGTGCATCGGGGTGCTGTACCTGGTGCCGCAGCTGCAGAGCGCCGGGCTGACGCTGAACACGATCACCGGGCTGCCCGCGTGGCTGGGCGGCGTGCTGGTGACGCTGATCGTGGTGGCCAACGTGCTCGGCGGCGGGATGCGGGCGATCACGCTGGTCCAGGCGTTCCAGTACTGGGGCAAGCTGTTCGCCATCTCGGCGCCGACGTTCGTGCTGTTCGCGGTGTTCCTGGCCGGGCCGGGCAACAGCGCGCAGTCCGTGGACGCCGAGGGCGTGCTGCTGTTCCACGAGCCGGTCACCGTGACCACCGTCGACCCGGTGCGGCTGGAGGTGACCTCGCTGACCAAGCTGCACGTGGTCGGCGAGGTGGACGGGGCGCGCGCGGACGGGCCCGCGTACTGGGGGCCGGACGCGGGGGGCGCGCCGAAGGTGTACTCGGTGGCCAAGGGCACCGAGCTGAGGTTCACGGCGGGCTCGCCGGTGCCGGTGGTGGAGGGCGCGCCGAGCGCGAACGACGTGTGGCTGCGCCCGCAGACCGACGGGCTGGGCGGGCTGTTCGAGACCTACTCGCTGATCTTCGCGACGTTCCTGGGCACGATGGGGCTGCCGCACGTGCTGGTGCGGTTCTACACGAACCCGGACGGGAAGGCGGCGCGGCGCACGGCGCTGCACGTGCTGTACCTGCTGGGGCTGTTCTACGTCTTCCCGACCGTGCTCGGGGTGATCTCCCGGCTGTACCTGCCGCAGCTGCTGGTGACCGGCAAGACCGACGCGGCGGTGCTGCTGCTGCCGCACACGGTGCTGCCGGGGGTGCTCGGGCAGATCCTGGGCGCGGTGGTGGCGGCGGGCGCGTTCGCGGCGTTCCTGTCCACCTCGTCCGGGCTGGTGGTGAGCGTGGCCGGGGTGGTGTCCACGGACATCCTGCGCGGCAAGGTGCGGGACTTCCGGTGGGCGACGGTGCTGACCGGCGCGGTCGCGATCGGGCTCGCGCTGCTGCTGCCGCGCAGCGACGCCTCGCTGACCGTGGCGATGTCGTTCGCGCTGGCCGCGTCGACGTTCTGCCCGCTGCTGCTGCTGGGCATCTGGTGGCGCGGGCTGACCTGGGTCGGCGCGGTGGCCGGGCTGGTCGTCGGCGGCGGGCTGGTGATCCTGTCGCAGGTGGTGACGGCGGTGAGCAAGGCGACGGGGGACTGGGCGCCCGCGCTGCTGGCGCAGCCCGCGCTGGTGACGGTGCCGATCGCGTTCCTGACCATGGTCTGGATCAGCAAGCTGACCGAGCCGAGCAAGCCCGCGGACGTGAACCAGGTGCTGCTGCGGCTGCACGCGCCCGACCGGCTGGGGTTCATGCGCGACCGGGGGGCGCGGTTCGCGTCCGGCGGCGCGCGCAGGGCGGGCGAGGGGCAGCACCGGGGCGCGGCCGGGGCGGAGGGCTGA
- a CDS encoding DUF485 domain-containing protein, with protein sequence MSTTEDSAGPTPGSPDSTDWVAVQSSPEFTELRRRLRTFVFPMAGLFLTWYVLYVLLADYAHGFMSTKLVGNVNVGLVLGLLQFASTFAITALYVRHANRNLDPTAEKIRHELEGGDA encoded by the coding sequence GTGAGCACCACCGAGGACTCCGCCGGGCCCACCCCCGGTTCCCCCGACAGCACCGACTGGGTGGCGGTGCAGTCCAGCCCCGAGTTCACCGAGCTGCGCCGCAGGCTGCGGACGTTCGTCTTCCCCATGGCGGGCCTGTTCCTGACCTGGTACGTGCTCTACGTGCTGCTGGCGGACTACGCGCACGGGTTCATGTCGACCAAGCTGGTCGGGAACGTCAACGTGGGCCTGGTGCTCGGGCTCCTCCAGTTCGCGTCCACGTTCGCGATCACCGCGCTGTACGTGCGGCACGCGAACCGGAACCTCGACCCGACCGCCGAGAAGATCCGGCACGAGCTCGAAGGGGGCGACGCGTGA
- a CDS encoding S49 family peptidase encodes MSVTDKIASRLPKIVGDRVDRSPVVAAVRLHGVITPNPGPVAARGSLNAQSVESALTRAFEHERLVAVALLVNSPGGAPTQSALIADRIRELAAKRRVPVLAFCEDVAASGGYWLACAADEIHAHPTSLVGSIGVVSSGFGLTGLMERFGVERRVHSAGESKVRLDPFQPEKAEDVAWLEALQSELHGQFKAWVTERRGRRLAADAPDLFTGEVWTGARALELGLVDGLGTLRGVIGKRYPDAEIAIAEPRRNLLSRLGVGNAASTRSGDFVTQALASLEERARWSRFGL; translated from the coding sequence ATGAGCGTGACCGACAAGATCGCTTCGCGACTCCCGAAGATCGTCGGCGACCGGGTCGACCGCAGCCCGGTCGTCGCCGCGGTCCGGCTGCACGGGGTCATCACCCCGAACCCCGGACCGGTCGCCGCGCGCGGCAGCCTGAACGCCCAGTCCGTCGAGTCCGCGCTGACCCGCGCCTTCGAGCACGAGCGCCTGGTCGCCGTGGCGCTGCTGGTGAACTCGCCCGGCGGCGCCCCGACCCAGTCCGCGCTGATCGCCGACCGGATCCGCGAGCTGGCCGCGAAGCGCCGGGTGCCCGTGCTGGCGTTCTGCGAGGACGTCGCGGCCTCCGGCGGCTACTGGCTGGCCTGCGCCGCCGACGAGATCCACGCGCACCCCACCTCGCTGGTCGGCTCCATCGGCGTCGTCAGCTCCGGGTTCGGGCTCACCGGGCTGATGGAGCGCTTCGGCGTCGAGCGCCGGGTGCACAGCGCGGGCGAGAGCAAGGTGCGGCTCGACCCGTTCCAGCCGGAGAAGGCCGAGGACGTGGCCTGGCTGGAAGCCCTCCAGTCCGAGCTGCACGGGCAGTTCAAGGCGTGGGTCACCGAGCGCAGGGGGCGCAGGCTGGCCGCCGACGCGCCCGACCTGTTCACCGGCGAGGTCTGGACCGGGGCCAGGGCGCTGGAGCTCGGGCTGGTCGACGGGCTGGGCACGCTGCGCGGCGTCATCGGCAAGCGCTACCCCGACGCCGAGATCGCCATCGCCGAGCCCCGCAGGAACCTGCTCAGCAGGCTCGGCGTCGGCAACGCGGCGTCCACACGATCGGGTGACTTCGTGACGCAGGCGCTGGCGAGCCTGGAGGAGCGCGCGCGCTGGTCCCGATTCGGCTTGTGA
- a CDS encoding rhodanese-like domain-containing protein → MSRVTVPSVEVSDVPAELPEGAVLLDVREVDEWAAGHAPGAVHIPMSELAGRLGEVPEADVVYVVCRMGGRSARVTEYLNANGWDAVNVDGGMQTWAMQGRPMVGELPDVEPEVI, encoded by the coding sequence ATGTCCCGTGTGACGGTTCCCAGCGTTGAGGTGTCCGACGTTCCCGCCGAGCTGCCCGAGGGCGCCGTGCTGCTCGACGTGCGCGAGGTCGACGAGTGGGCCGCCGGGCACGCTCCCGGTGCGGTGCACATCCCCATGAGCGAGCTCGCCGGGCGGCTCGGGGAGGTGCCCGAGGCGGACGTCGTCTACGTCGTCTGCCGGATGGGCGGGCGGTCGGCGCGGGTCACGGAGTACCTCAACGCCAACGGGTGGGACGCCGTGAACGTCGACGGCGGGATGCAGACCTGGGCGATGCAGGGCAGGCCGATGGTGGGCGAGCTGCCCGACGTGGAGCCGGAGGTCATCTGA
- a CDS encoding solute symporter family protein, with protein sequence MNTNAVLNIGIFGLFVAATLVVVIRASRNTKTAADYLAAGRAFTGPQNGIAIAGDYLSAASFLGIAGAIAVYGYDGFLYSIGFLVAWLVALLLVAELLRNTGKYTMGDVLSFRMRQRPVRAAAATSTMVVSFFYLLAQMAGAGGLVALLLGITGKGGQAIVIAVVGALMIAYVLIGGMKGTTWVQIIKAVLLIVGAGVMTVWVLAKYGFNLSTLLGAAVDNAPKAGEKLLGPGLQYGATGTTKLDFLSLGLALVLGTAGLPHILMRFYTVPTAKEARRSVVWAIWLIGLFYLFTLVLGYGAAALVGPDKINAAPGKANSAAPLLAEAIGGPLLLGLIAAVAFATILAVVAGLTITASASFAHDIYANVIKKGQVEDKDAEVKVARRTAIVIGVVSILGGIAANGQNVAFLVALAFAVAASANLPTILYSLFWKRFNTAGALWSIYGGLSVTLVLIVLSPAVSGKPTSMFPTMDFDLFPLSNPGIISIPLAFLLGYLGTVLSKEKNPAKYAEMEVRALTGAGAEKATSH encoded by the coding sequence GTGAACACCAACGCCGTCCTGAACATCGGCATCTTCGGGCTCTTCGTCGCGGCGACCCTGGTCGTGGTCATCCGGGCCAGCCGCAACACCAAGACCGCGGCGGACTACCTGGCGGCGGGCCGCGCGTTCACCGGCCCGCAGAACGGCATCGCCATCGCGGGCGACTACCTGTCCGCCGCGTCGTTCCTGGGCATCGCGGGCGCGATCGCGGTCTACGGGTACGACGGGTTCCTGTACTCCATCGGCTTCCTGGTGGCCTGGCTGGTGGCGCTGCTGCTGGTCGCGGAGCTGCTGCGCAACACCGGCAAGTACACGATGGGCGACGTGCTGAGCTTCCGGATGCGCCAGCGCCCGGTCCGCGCGGCGGCGGCCACGTCGACCATGGTCGTGTCGTTCTTCTACCTGCTGGCGCAGATGGCGGGCGCGGGCGGCCTGGTGGCGCTGCTGCTCGGCATCACCGGCAAGGGCGGCCAGGCGATCGTGATCGCGGTGGTCGGCGCGCTGATGATCGCGTACGTGCTGATCGGCGGCATGAAGGGCACCACCTGGGTGCAGATCATCAAGGCCGTGCTGCTGATCGTCGGCGCGGGCGTGATGACCGTCTGGGTGCTGGCGAAGTACGGGTTCAACCTGTCCACGCTGCTCGGCGCGGCGGTCGACAACGCGCCGAAGGCGGGGGAGAAGCTGCTCGGGCCGGGCCTGCAGTACGGGGCCACCGGCACGACGAAGCTGGACTTCCTCTCGCTCGGCCTCGCGCTGGTGCTCGGCACCGCGGGCCTGCCGCACATCCTGATGCGCTTCTACACGGTGCCCACCGCGAAGGAGGCGCGCAGGTCGGTCGTGTGGGCGATCTGGCTGATCGGCCTGTTCTACCTGTTCACCCTGGTCCTGGGCTACGGCGCGGCGGCCCTGGTCGGCCCCGACAAGATCAACGCGGCGCCGGGCAAGGCGAACTCGGCGGCCCCGCTGCTGGCCGAGGCGATCGGCGGCCCGCTGCTGCTGGGCCTGATCGCGGCGGTCGCGTTCGCGACGATCCTCGCGGTCGTCGCCGGGCTGACCATCACCGCGTCGGCGTCGTTCGCGCACGACATCTACGCCAACGTGATCAAGAAGGGGCAGGTGGAGGACAAGGACGCGGAGGTGAAGGTGGCGCGGCGGACGGCCATCGTCATCGGCGTCGTGTCCATCCTCGGCGGCATCGCGGCGAACGGCCAGAACGTGGCGTTCCTGGTGGCGCTGGCGTTCGCGGTCGCGGCGTCGGCGAACCTGCCGACGATCCTGTACTCGCTGTTCTGGAAGCGCTTCAACACGGCGGGCGCCCTGTGGAGCATCTACGGCGGCCTGTCGGTGACCCTGGTGCTGATCGTCCTGTCGCCCGCGGTCTCCGGCAAGCCGACCTCGATGTTCCCGACGATGGACTTCGACCTGTTCCCCCTGTCGAACCCCGGCATCATCTCGATCCCGCTGGCGTTCCTGCTGGGCTACCTGGGCACGGTCCTGTCGAAGGAGAAGAACCCGGCGAAGTACGCCGAGATGGAGGTCCGCGCCCTGACCGGCGCCGGTGCGGAGAAGGCCACCTCGCACTGA
- a CDS encoding LytR/AlgR family response regulator transcription factor codes for MSSGLLVLAVDDEAPGLDEIKFLLESSPHIRRVLTAFDAAEALRILRGDYDTEVMERQEAGQPPVDAVFADINMPGLSGTDLARVLGAFRAPPALVFVTGVEHSEAVVAFDVGAVDFVTKPINSDRVNKAIARVVDRVNSVSAAAAAPEPNAADSQDDEVIPVELGGTIKLVPRASVRYVEAQGDYARLHTNDGQSHLVRIPLAQLEERWENAGFVRIHRSFLVALPLVTELRMTSNGYAVVIGSGEGAKELPVSRRHTRDLKERIVRPPKGNWG; via the coding sequence ATGAGCTCCGGCCTCCTCGTCCTGGCGGTGGACGACGAGGCGCCAGGTCTGGACGAGATCAAGTTCCTGCTGGAGAGCAGCCCGCACATCCGCCGCGTGCTGACCGCGTTCGACGCGGCGGAGGCGCTGCGCATCCTCAGGGGCGACTACGACACCGAGGTGATGGAGCGCCAGGAGGCGGGCCAGCCCCCGGTGGACGCGGTGTTCGCCGACATCAACATGCCCGGTCTGAGCGGCACCGACCTGGCCCGCGTGCTCGGCGCCTTCCGCGCGCCGCCCGCGCTGGTGTTCGTCACCGGCGTCGAGCACTCCGAGGCCGTGGTGGCGTTCGACGTCGGCGCGGTCGACTTCGTGACCAAGCCGATCAACAGCGACCGGGTCAACAAGGCCATCGCGCGCGTGGTCGACCGGGTCAACTCGGTGTCGGCGGCTGCCGCCGCGCCGGAGCCGAACGCCGCCGACTCCCAGGACGACGAGGTCATCCCGGTCGAGCTCGGTGGAACGATCAAGCTCGTGCCGAGGGCCAGCGTCCGCTACGTCGAGGCCCAGGGCGACTACGCTCGGCTGCACACCAACGACGGCCAGAGCCACCTCGTGCGCATCCCGCTGGCCCAGCTGGAGGAGCGCTGGGAGAACGCGGGGTTCGTGCGCATCCACCGCTCCTTCCTGGTCGCGCTGCCGCTGGTGACCGAGCTGCGGATGACGTCCAACGGCTACGCGGTGGTCATCGGCAGCGGTGAGGGGGCGAAGGAGCTGCCGGTGAGCCGCAGGCACACCAGGGACCTGAAGGAGCGGATCGTGCGCCCGCCGAAGGGCAACTGGGGATGA
- a CDS encoding DUF5926 family protein translates to MAKRTAVKSKSADGVNPRQPCPCGSGKRYKACHGGADGGADVIVARPFAGLASEAELIALREFVPSATVKLPLKDAPREVVLASVLPMAAAGLVRADGTAFVGLQVQTRSGDLSRDLARAVQWAYTAETGDVLPVVGPEDGTNPGRLQDLLDAEASVSPELHTDFAWWMPPGNEPAGDVALSLERANAAILPTERVDAPGVTAAYWVDAGDKAHLRWVRPEPEEQLLAALARLSVRGELDLGEGTRYAGSFRAHGLLVPVWDLDRESHSSEWAGPAEALGKRLLDALASLDPEPLSEAERRSRDGLRGRQITLR, encoded by the coding sequence GTGGCCAAGCGGACGGCTGTGAAGAGCAAGTCGGCGGACGGGGTGAACCCGCGCCAGCCGTGCCCGTGCGGCTCCGGCAAGCGCTACAAGGCGTGCCACGGGGGCGCGGACGGCGGGGCCGACGTCATCGTCGCCCGGCCCTTCGCGGGGCTGGCGTCGGAGGCGGAGCTGATCGCGCTGCGGGAGTTCGTGCCCTCGGCGACGGTGAAGCTGCCGCTCAAGGACGCGCCGCGCGAGGTCGTGCTGGCCTCGGTGCTGCCGATGGCCGCCGCGGGCCTGGTGCGCGCCGACGGCACCGCGTTCGTCGGCCTCCAGGTGCAGACCCGCTCCGGTGACCTGAGCCGCGACCTGGCCCGCGCCGTGCAGTGGGCCTACACCGCCGAGACCGGCGACGTGCTGCCCGTGGTCGGCCCGGAGGACGGGACCAACCCCGGCCGCCTGCAGGACCTGCTGGACGCCGAGGCCTCGGTCAGCCCCGAGCTGCACACCGACTTCGCGTGGTGGATGCCGCCGGGCAACGAGCCCGCAGGCGACGTCGCGCTGTCCCTGGAGCGGGCGAACGCGGCGATCCTGCCGACCGAGCGGGTCGACGCGCCCGGCGTGACGGCCGCCTACTGGGTGGACGCGGGCGACAAGGCGCACCTGCGCTGGGTGCGCCCGGAGCCGGAGGAGCAGCTGCTGGCGGCGCTGGCGCGGCTGTCCGTGCGCGGCGAGCTGGACCTGGGCGAGGGCACCCGCTACGCGGGCTCGTTCCGCGCGCACGGCCTGCTCGTGCCGGTGTGGGACCTGGACCGGGAGTCGCACTCCAGCGAGTGGGCGGGTCCGGCCGAGGCGCTGGGCAAGCGGCTGCTGGACGCGCTGGCGAGCCTGGACCCCGAGCCGCTGAGCGAGGCGGAGCGGCGGTCGCGGGACGGCCTGCGGGGACGGCAGATCACCCTCCGCTAG
- a CDS encoding glycerophosphodiester phosphodiesterase, protein MSPEVVAHRGASAALPEHTLAAYELAIAEGADALECDVRLTRDEQLVCVHDRTVSRTSDGRGAVGALTLAELRALDFGSWHGGDPAPVLTFAELAGLAADHGTALFVETKHPVRTGGLVEARLAEELARHSLDVRMMSFSALAVRRFKALAPTVPTVWLLDRLWPQRLPEWADLPGPGVSLLRRSPGRGRGAYCWTVDTAPDIDLCRERGVRYLATNHPARTRKILAADLAP, encoded by the coding sequence GTGTCCCCCGAAGTGGTCGCCCACCGAGGCGCCTCCGCGGCCCTGCCCGAGCACACCCTCGCCGCCTACGAGCTGGCGATCGCCGAGGGCGCCGACGCGCTGGAGTGCGACGTCCGCCTGACCAGGGACGAGCAGCTGGTCTGCGTCCACGACCGCACCGTCTCCCGCACCAGCGACGGGCGGGGCGCGGTCGGCGCGCTCACCCTCGCCGAGCTGCGCGCGCTCGACTTCGGCTCCTGGCACGGCGGCGACCCGGCCCCCGTGCTGACCTTCGCGGAGCTGGCGGGTCTGGCCGCCGACCACGGGACCGCGCTGTTCGTGGAGACCAAGCACCCGGTGCGCACCGGCGGCCTGGTGGAGGCCAGGCTCGCCGAGGAGCTGGCCCGGCACTCGCTGGACGTGCGCATGATGTCGTTCTCCGCGCTCGCGGTGCGCCGCTTCAAAGCGCTCGCCCCCACCGTCCCCACGGTCTGGCTGCTCGACCGGCTGTGGCCCCAGCGGCTACCCGAATGGGCGGATCTGCCGGGGCCCGGCGTGTCCCTGCTGCGCCGCTCGCCGGGCCGCGGCCGGGGCGCTTACTGCTGGACGGTGGACACCGCGCCCGACATCGACCTGTGCCGCGAGCGGGGCGTGCGCTACCTGGCGACCAACCACCCGGCGCGAACCCGCAAGATCCTTGCGGCAGACTTGGCCCCCTGA
- a CDS encoding cytochrome P450 — MDASGPQDLPSGVVAPFDQNDPSFIADPYPVFAALRAQGEVHWHDGMGLAVAVSHAASSAVLRHRSLGRLWTDAKPLEEFASFNLLHRNSLLENEGATHARLRRLVSAAFGRGHVERLRPRIAELADRLVDGLVERVRADGSADLLEHVAGPLPVEVIAELLGVPHSERSLLQPWSNAIVKMYEHGLPEDKRAAAERAAREFVAYLREVVALRRRQPGDDLVSDLVAVTDSDGARLSEDELVATAVLLLMAGHEATVNVIGNGVLALVGHRDQWERLVADPGLLETAVEELIRYDSPLQLFERTATRRVEIAGHVVEEGAKIAALLGAAARDPEVFERPDEFDVGRTPNQHLGFGMGIHYCLGAPLARIEVQAAVDALRRKLPGMELAAEPRRREEFVIRGLHELPLGAG; from the coding sequence ATGGACGCGAGCGGTCCTCAAGACCTACCGTCCGGGGTCGTGGCGCCTTTCGACCAGAACGACCCCTCCTTCATCGCCGACCCGTACCCGGTCTTCGCCGCGCTGCGCGCCCAGGGCGAGGTGCACTGGCACGACGGGATGGGGCTCGCGGTCGCCGTGTCCCACGCCGCGTCGTCGGCGGTGCTGCGGCACCGGAGCCTCGGCAGGCTGTGGACGGACGCCAAGCCGCTGGAGGAGTTCGCCTCGTTCAACCTGCTGCACCGGAACTCGCTGCTGGAGAACGAGGGCGCGACGCACGCCCGGCTGCGGCGGCTGGTGTCGGCGGCGTTCGGGCGCGGGCACGTGGAGCGGCTGCGGCCCCGGATCGCGGAGCTGGCGGACCGGCTGGTCGACGGGCTGGTCGAGCGGGTGCGCGCGGACGGGTCGGCCGACCTGCTGGAGCACGTGGCCGGGCCGCTGCCGGTGGAGGTGATCGCCGAGCTGCTGGGGGTGCCGCACTCGGAGCGGTCGCTGCTCCAGCCGTGGTCGAACGCGATCGTGAAGATGTACGAGCACGGGCTGCCCGAGGACAAGCGGGCGGCGGCGGAGCGGGCGGCGCGGGAGTTCGTGGCGTACCTGCGGGAGGTCGTGGCGCTGCGGCGGCGGCAGCCGGGCGACGACCTCGTGTCCGACCTGGTCGCGGTGACCGACTCGGACGGGGCCCGGCTGAGCGAGGACGAGCTGGTGGCCACGGCGGTGCTGCTGCTGATGGCGGGGCACGAGGCGACCGTGAACGTGATCGGCAACGGGGTGCTGGCGCTGGTGGGGCACCGCGACCAGTGGGAGCGGCTGGTGGCCGACCCCGGTCTGCTGGAGACCGCCGTCGAGGAGCTGATCCGGTACGACTCGCCGCTGCAGTTGTTCGAGCGGACCGCGACCAGGCGGGTGGAGATCGCCGGGCACGTGGTGGAGGAGGGCGCGAAGATCGCGGCCCTGCTCGGCGCGGCGGCGCGCGACCCGGAGGTGTTCGAGCGGCCGGACGAGTTCGACGTGGGGCGCACGCCCAACCAGCACCTCGGGTTCGGCATGGGCATCCACTACTGCCTCGGCGCGCCGCTCGCCCGGATCGAGGTGCAGGCGGCGGTGGACGCGCTGCGGCGCAAGCTGCCGGGGATGGAGCTGGCGGCGGAGCCGAGGCGGCGGGAGGAGTTCGTGATCCGGGGGCTGCACGAGCTGCCGCTGGGCGCGGGCTGA
- a CDS encoding DUF4328 domain-containing protein, producing MRPLQPMRVDWVATPPPGAYPARRFGGARRPYAGPPSYPVPPRWGFPLLAWRWPTSVALDEARPLDRVDRVQRLARTASQALGLAGMTALWAAGSELWRYTLLLLSRTGALSATTVGVSDAMVVAASAVAGITSAIALVLSFLWVRAARAAAAAASGYAPSRSERELVLGLVVPGVNLVVPGSVLAELEHAALRLPADARPKPSKLLLRWWALWVTSALFFALTVAWSFRDSVQALADGVLLHAVSDLLAAGVALTTAVVVRSITTLLLPLDPASLRRMRVVGVKGAPAPELRAIRASGSPR from the coding sequence GTGCGACCGCTTCAGCCGATGCGGGTGGACTGGGTGGCGACCCCGCCGCCCGGCGCCTACCCCGCCCGCCGGTTCGGCGGCGCCCGGCGGCCCTACGCCGGACCCCCGTCCTACCCGGTGCCGCCGCGCTGGGGCTTCCCGCTGCTCGCCTGGCGCTGGCCCACCTCGGTCGCGCTCGACGAGGCCCGCCCGCTCGACCGCGTCGACCGGGTGCAGCGCCTCGCCCGCACCGCCTCCCAGGCGCTCGGCCTCGCCGGGATGACCGCGCTGTGGGCAGCGGGCAGCGAGCTCTGGCGCTACACCCTGCTCCTGCTCAGCCGCACCGGCGCGCTGTCCGCCACGACGGTCGGCGTCTCCGACGCCATGGTCGTCGCCGCCTCGGCCGTCGCCGGGATCACCTCGGCCATCGCGCTCGTCCTGTCCTTCCTGTGGGTCCGCGCCGCCCGCGCCGCCGCCGCTGCCGCCTCCGGCTACGCCCCCTCGCGCTCCGAGCGCGAGCTGGTGCTCGGCCTGGTCGTCCCCGGCGTGAACCTGGTCGTCCCCGGCTCGGTGCTCGCCGAGCTGGAGCACGCCGCCCTCCGGCTGCCCGCCGACGCCCGCCCCAAGCCCTCCAAGCTGCTGCTCCGCTGGTGGGCGCTCTGGGTGACGTCCGCGCTGTTCTTCGCCCTCACCGTCGCCTGGTCGTTCCGGGACAGCGTGCAGGCCCTCGCCGACGGCGTCCTCCTGCACGCCGTCTCCGACCTGCTCGCCGCGGGCGTCGCGCTCACCACCGCCGTCGTGGTCCGCAGCATCACCACCCTGCTCCTGCCGCTCGACCCCGCCTCGCTGCGCCGGATGCGCGTCGTCGGCGTGAAGGGCGCCCCGGCGCCCGAGCTGCGCGCGATCAGGGCATCCGGTTCCCCCAGGTAG
- a CDS encoding glycerophosphodiester phosphodiesterase family protein, whose product MRALGAALVVMLLLPGAASAGAGTGGAGHGHGKRDFDLQAHRGGIGLTVESTLAAFAKALEVGVTTLELDVQITRDGREVVTHDRRTNPAKCVDTAPARPGDPEFPYAGKYVKDLDFAQVRTLDCGSRRSAQHPDQELSPGARMPTLAEVFALARRYRAHDVRFNVETKVEAAAPHETAPREQFVDVTWREIRRSGFERNVTIQSFDWGTLMLWRKVAPRLPVIALTQPEFLAPGSPWTGGLDLADFGGSPARAARSFGASALSPVHGNPQNGKVGDPDYVPFTTGALVEDAHRNGLEVVPWTVNDPATMRKLIRDGVDGLITDYPDRLRAVLADLGYRLPQRHHR is encoded by the coding sequence ATGCGGGCACTGGGCGCGGCACTCGTGGTGATGCTCCTGCTCCCCGGCGCGGCCTCGGCCGGAGCCGGGACCGGAGGAGCCGGGCACGGGCACGGCAAGCGCGACTTCGACCTCCAGGCCCACCGGGGCGGCATCGGGCTCACCGTCGAGAGCACGCTCGCCGCGTTCGCCAAGGCCCTGGAGGTCGGCGTCACCACCCTGGAGCTGGACGTCCAGATCACCAGGGACGGCCGCGAGGTCGTCACGCACGACCGCAGGACCAACCCCGCCAAGTGCGTCGACACCGCCCCCGCCCGCCCCGGCGACCCCGAGTTCCCCTACGCGGGCAAGTACGTCAAGGACCTGGACTTCGCCCAGGTCCGCACGCTCGACTGCGGCTCCCGCCGCTCGGCCCAGCACCCGGACCAGGAGCTCTCGCCCGGCGCCCGGATGCCCACCCTCGCCGAGGTGTTCGCCCTCGCCCGCCGCTACCGGGCGCACGACGTCCGGTTCAACGTGGAGACCAAGGTCGAGGCCGCCGCGCCGCACGAGACCGCGCCCCGCGAGCAGTTCGTCGACGTCACCTGGCGCGAGATCCGCCGCTCCGGCTTCGAGCGCAACGTGACCATCCAGTCCTTCGACTGGGGGACCCTGATGCTGTGGCGGAAGGTCGCCCCGCGACTGCCGGTGATCGCCCTGACCCAGCCCGAGTTCCTCGCCCCCGGCTCGCCCTGGACCGGCGGCCTCGACCTGGCCGACTTCGGCGGCAGCCCGGCCCGCGCCGCCCGCAGCTTCGGCGCCTCCGCGCTGTCCCCGGTGCACGGCAACCCGCAGAACGGGAAGGTCGGCGACCCCGACTACGTCCCGTTCACCACCGGGGCACTGGTCGAGGACGCGCACCGGAACGGGCTGGAGGTCGTCCCGTGGACCGTCAACGACCCCGCCACCATGCGCAAGCTCATCCGCGACGGCGTGGACGGCCTGATCACCGACTACCCGGACCGGCTGCGCGCCGTCCTGGCGGACCTGGGCTACCGCCTGCCCCAGCGCCACCACCGCTGA